A portion of the Wolbachia endosymbiont of Oedothorax gibbosus genome contains these proteins:
- a CDS encoding reverse transcriptase domain-containing protein: MSHKKAEKTISVIFYADDFVIIHESEEIILKAKILVEEWLKTIGLELKPSKTKVYHSLIPTLINN; the protein is encoded by the coding sequence ATATCACATAAAAAGGCAGAAAAAACCATAAGTGTTATATTTTATGCTGATGACTTTGTCATCATACATGAAAGTGAAGAGATTATTCTTAAGGCAAAAATTTTAGTTGAAGAGTGGTTAAAAACCATCGGACTAGAATTAAAGCCCTCTAAAACAAAAGTTTATCATTCACTAATACCAACCCTCATAAATAACTAG
- the rnhA gene encoding ribonuclease HI, translated as MGEKKKVTIYTDGACSGNPGPGGWAAVVMYENKSVFIKKRISGGEENTTNNKMELKAVINGLKMLKISCKVILHTDSLYIKQGITEWINKWKINGWRTANKSPVKNMELWKELDEVALHHDINWKWVRAHNGNTYNEEADRLARKETKTQKLQDHQKKRYKS; from the coding sequence ATGGGCGAAAAAAAGAAGGTTACAATATATACGGATGGAGCTTGTTCTGGAAACCCTGGTCCAGGAGGCTGGGCTGCTGTAGTTATGTATGAAAATAAAAGTGTCTTTATCAAGAAACGTATTTCTGGAGGTGAAGAAAACACAACGAACAACAAGATGGAGTTAAAGGCTGTGATTAACGGTCTAAAGATGTTAAAAATTTCTTGCAAAGTTATTTTGCACACTGATAGTCTGTATATTAAACAAGGTATAACAGAATGGATCAACAAATGGAAGATAAATGGTTGGAGGACGGCGAATAAAAGCCCAGTAAAAAACATGGAATTATGGAAGGAGCTAGATGAAGTTGCTTTACACCATGATATTAATTGGAAGTGGGTTAGAGCTCACAATGGTAATACGTATAACGAGGAGGCAGATAGGCTTGCGAGAAAAGAAACTAAAACACAGAAATTACAAGACCACCAAAAAAAGAGATATAAATCTTAG
- a CDS encoding reverse transcriptase N-terminal domain-containing protein: MNNSEHVMNQQKVRYEWNEIPWRKLKKSSFKLQKRIYRASTCNDIKKVHNLQRLLQKSTSARILAVRRVTQDNRGKKTAGIDGKASLNQKERMQLAYSMDLKEKAKPSRRVWIPKPGKPLERRPLGIPTISCRAKQTLVKMALEPEWEAKFEPNTYGFRPGRSCHDAIEAIFDVLKQKTAYILDADISGCFEKIDHNTLLEKLNTTPTIRKIIRGWLRAGVMDDGKFQSTKRGTIQGGTISPLLACIALHGLEQHIKKGINK, encoded by the coding sequence GTGAATAATAGTGAACATGTTATGAACCAACAAAAAGTTAGGTATGAATGGAATGAAATTCCTTGGCGAAAGCTGAAGAAATCCTCATTTAAGCTACAAAAACGAATTTACCGAGCTTCTACATGTAATGATATCAAAAAGGTGCATAATCTTCAGAGATTATTACAAAAATCAACAAGTGCAAGAATACTCGCAGTTAGAAGAGTAACACAGGACAATAGAGGGAAAAAGACTGCAGGTATCGATGGAAAAGCGAGTCTCAACCAAAAAGAAAGAATGCAATTAGCATATTCTATGGATTTGAAGGAAAAAGCAAAACCATCGAGACGAGTTTGGATCCCAAAACCTGGTAAGCCATTGGAGCGTCGTCCCCTTGGAATACCCACTATATCGTGTCGAGCAAAACAAACACTTGTAAAAATGGCTTTAGAACCAGAGTGGGAGGCAAAATTTGAGCCAAACACATACGGTTTTAGACCTGGTAGGTCTTGTCATGATGCAATTGAAGCCATATTTGATGTGCTTAAACAGAAAACAGCATACATTTTAGATGCCGATATTTCTGGATGCTTTGAAAAAATTGACCACAACACTCTGTTGGAAAAACTTAATACCACACCAACTATTAGGAAAATAATAAGAGGATGGTTAAGAGCAGGTGTTATGGATGATGGAAAATTTCAATCTACAAAACGTGGCACAATTCAAGGAGGGACGATCTCACCGTTACTTGCTTGTATTGCATTACATGGATTAGAGCAGCATATAAAAAAAGGCATTAACAAATGA
- a CDS encoding group II intron maturase-specific domain-containing protein, which produces MEIGIRTSNGTKPGFDFLGFSIRQYPTKESKKGYKLLIKPSRNSIKQHTLAIKHKLREMRGAPQERVIKDLNPINRGWSKYYSSVVSCKIFSSLDNIMHRKLWRWAVFRHPNKGRGWIKRKYFKKYNNENWRFMTSNKIRLTIHSDHVIKRHIKVQKTRSPYDGDWVYWGNRLREIPDKPSKVIKLLKLQQNKCDNCRLWFESDDIIEIHHKDRNRRNNMIKNLSLLHGHCHDELHRRCA; this is translated from the coding sequence GTGGAGATTGGTATAAGAACCAGTAATGGAACAAAACCAGGATTCGATTTTCTTGGATTTTCAATAAGACAATATCCAACAAAAGAAAGTAAGAAAGGTTATAAGTTATTAATCAAACCAAGTCGTAATTCTATAAAACAGCATACACTAGCTATTAAACATAAGCTCAGAGAAATGCGTGGAGCACCACAAGAACGGGTAATAAAGGATCTCAATCCAATAAATAGAGGATGGAGTAAATATTACTCCTCGGTAGTTTCATGTAAAATCTTTAGTTCATTGGATAATATTATGCATAGAAAACTCTGGAGATGGGCAGTTTTTAGGCACCCAAATAAAGGGAGAGGCTGGATAAAAAGAAAATACTTTAAGAAGTATAACAACGAAAACTGGCGCTTTATGACAAGTAACAAGATACGTCTTACTATACACAGCGATCATGTTATTAAACGACATATCAAAGTGCAAAAAACCAGATCTCCATATGATGGTGATTGGGTTTATTGGGGTAATCGTCTTAGAGAAATACCAGATAAGCCATCAAAAGTAATAAAATTATTGAAGTTACAACAAAATAAATGCGATAATTGTCGACTATGGTTTGAAAGTGATGATATAATAGAAATACATCATAAAGACCGGAATAGACGAAACAATATGATCAAAAATTTATCTTTGTTACATGGGCATTGTCACGATGAATTACACAGGAGGTGTGCATGA